A stretch of the Notolabrus celidotus isolate fNotCel1 chromosome 3, fNotCel1.pri, whole genome shotgun sequence genome encodes the following:
- the irx5a gene encoding iroquois-class homeodomain protein IRX-5a isoform X3 → MAGSIGYHPYAAPLGTYPYGDPAYRKNATRDATATLKAWLGEHRKNPYPTKGEKIMLAIITKMTLTQVSTWFANARRRLKKENKMTWTPRNRSEDEEEDENIDLEKNDDDEPNKPLDKGDSTDTEADHKLLNPGDIGCDRFKEENHGKDTDPLLSDSELKDQEERTTDLLPDSAKPTTSSPSAVPRGNQSVAQQDKPSDLSHAPGTVTSNVTSVIHSPPSAPKPKLWSLAEIATSSDRCKGSGDAPQSCPGLGQSAVLGTNASPSRSSPQCPLPNNTVLSRPLYYTSPFYPGYTNYGGTFGHLHSNHGSVTTGSTAHFNGLNQTVLNRAEALVRESQKVRGQTQVDLCKDSPYELKKGMSNI, encoded by the exons TCCTTACGCAGCACCCTTGGGCACCTACCCTTATGGTGACCCAGCGTACCGTAAAAACGCAACCCGGGACGCCACCGCCACCCTGAAGGCCTGGCTCGGCGAGCACCGCAAAAATCCCTACCCCACCAAGGGCGAGAAGATAATGCTGGCCATCATCACCAAAATGACCCTCACCCAGGTATCCACCTGGTTCGCCAACGCCAGGAGGAGGCTAAAGAAGGAGAACAAGATGACCTGGACCCCCCGGAACCGGagcgaggacgaggaggaggacgagaatATCGATTTGGAGAAAAACGACGACGACGAGCCAAACAAGCCCTTAGACAAGGGGGACTCCACAGACACAGAAGCAG ATCATAAACTGCTGAACCCAGGGGACATAGGCTGTGACAGATTTAAAGAGGAGAACCATGGCAAAGACACAGATCCCCTTCTGAGCGACTCGGAGTTAAAAGACCAAGAGGAGCGGACTACAGACTTGCTGCCGGATTCCGCAAAACCGACCACGTCGTCTCCCTCGGCGGTGCCTCGGGGGAACCAGAGCGTTGCGCAACAAGACAAGCCGTCAGATTTGAGCCATGCACCGGGTACGGTGACCAGCAACGTGACCTCTGTTATCCACTCGCCCCCCTCGGCCCCTAAACCCAAACTGTGGTCTCTCGCGGAGATCGCCACGTCCTCAGACAGGTGTAAGGGCAGCGGAGACGCGCCACAGTCTTGTCCTGGTTTGGGTCAAAGCGCAGTACTGGGCACCAACGCGTCGCCTTCACGGTCCTCCCCTCAGTGCCCGCTCCCCAACAACACGGTCCTCTCCAGGCCCCTGTACTACACCTCCCCTTTCTACCCCGGCTACACGAACTATGGGGGCACTTTTGGACATCTTCACAGTAACCACGGCTCGGTGACCACGGGCTCCACGGCACATTTCAATGGATTAAACCAGACTGTGTTAAATAGAGCAGAGGCTTTGGTAAGGGAGAGCCAGAAAGTCAGAGGCCAAACGCAGGTAGATCTTTGTAAAGACTCCCCTTATGAACTAAAGAAAGGTATGTCAAACATTTAA